A genome region from Maridesulfovibrio salexigens DSM 2638 includes the following:
- a CDS encoding OmpA family protein, giving the protein MAKVVVIKPKNNDPPPEEGLPPWMATFADMVTLLLCFFVLLLSFANNDLAKFKELLGSLKDAFGVQMERKEEDNLALTPSDLKRKEVKMDSNDKRLLGLVLRIKALLDEDDATRKSSGVKADQDGVVVSTDSATLFEPGSATLRPEAHKVLDKVISILKDHNYNLVVRGHTDNSEIHSRKFPTNWELSSARAASALRYIVEQGGIAPKRLKAVGYADTQPLVKNDSPANKSKNRRLEFFYHKPARDSW; this is encoded by the coding sequence ATGGCCAAAGTAGTAGTCATCAAACCGAAGAATAATGATCCGCCGCCGGAAGAAGGGCTTCCGCCGTGGATGGCTACATTCGCGGATATGGTAACTCTTCTGCTCTGCTTTTTTGTCCTTCTGTTGTCCTTCGCGAACAATGACCTTGCAAAGTTCAAGGAATTGCTCGGCTCACTCAAGGATGCTTTCGGGGTTCAGATGGAACGCAAGGAAGAAGACAACCTTGCCCTGACCCCCTCAGACCTGAAGCGTAAAGAAGTCAAAATGGACAGCAACGACAAACGGTTGCTTGGTCTGGTCCTGCGGATCAAGGCTCTTCTGGATGAAGATGACGCTACCCGCAAGTCTTCCGGGGTAAAAGCCGATCAGGATGGTGTTGTGGTTAGTACGGATTCAGCGACTCTTTTTGAGCCGGGATCGGCAACCCTCAGGCCAGAAGCACACAAGGTCTTGGACAAAGTTATCAGCATCTTGAAGGATCACAACTATAACCTTGTGGTCCGAGGACATACGGATAATTCCGAAATACATTCCAGAAAATTTCCTACCAACTGGGAACTTTCGTCAGCTAGAGCTGCAAGTGCATTGCGCTATATTGTTGAACAGGGGGGGATAGCTCCTAAACGGCTGAAAGCCGTTGGCTATGCGGACACCCAGCCGTTGGTAAAAAATGACTCTCCTGCCAACAAGAGCAAAAACAGAAGGCTTGAATTCTTCTACCATAAACCGGCCCGTGACTCGTGGTAG
- a CDS encoding CgeB family protein — protein sequence MSTPYIAEAIQDGEILTDIRITADGRTKHMWGKYGLRREEELASQLDDNKIPLLVGCGIGVAAKELLKQNDRPLLILDCENEILSASGLKEELRKDSRVIWINTSSPQNAAAHIMELESTSGKKIQLLKNPFYLRLSPFYAQTEKLLIEQEGRTVEFPIWPKFQNENPRILLLTSQYFLMGEIVAACQRQGVPHMFINMDAKEMELEQFVARISAAINTFRPDFVLTVNHLGVDQEGVLNTLLHKFQLPLASWFVDNPLLILPLYQAQANENTTIFTWDADRMDSLRKMGFNKIFHLPLGTDQTRFLPSKGCTESKWAQDISFVGNSMVHKTARRMEAARISGLLAEKYKEVAHTFGEGNEHSVVTFLESNYPELVPEYEGLVIPHRKLAFETLVIWQATLEYRLSCVKQTLGFNPLIVGDDGWKQLLANESTWEYHSELSYYDDLPRFYPCSKINFNCTSQQMKGAVNQRVFDVPACNGFILTDHRYQMEKLFEPGKEIAVYNSLEEIPQLVDKYLNDEAARKEIVKAARKRILAEHTYDSRVKTLISCMRQAYC from the coding sequence ATGAGTACACCTTACATTGCAGAAGCCATACAAGACGGAGAAATTCTTACTGATATACGCATCACTGCTGACGGTAGGACAAAACATATGTGGGGCAAATACGGGCTGCGCCGGGAAGAAGAACTGGCCTCACAGCTTGATGACAACAAAATCCCCCTGCTGGTCGGTTGCGGCATCGGCGTAGCCGCTAAAGAACTTCTCAAACAAAATGACCGCCCCCTGCTCATTCTGGACTGCGAAAATGAAATACTCTCTGCCAGCGGTTTAAAAGAAGAGCTTCGAAAAGATTCCAGAGTAATCTGGATCAACACCAGTTCCCCGCAAAATGCGGCAGCGCACATCATGGAGTTGGAGTCTACATCCGGCAAGAAAATCCAGCTGTTAAAAAATCCTTTTTACCTGCGTCTGTCTCCCTTCTATGCCCAAACAGAAAAGCTGCTCATCGAGCAGGAGGGCAGGACAGTTGAGTTTCCAATCTGGCCCAAATTTCAAAATGAAAATCCGAGAATCCTACTCCTAACCAGCCAATATTTTCTCATGGGTGAAATCGTGGCCGCCTGCCAGCGTCAGGGTGTACCGCATATGTTTATCAACATGGACGCCAAAGAGATGGAGCTGGAGCAATTCGTTGCTAGAATCTCAGCAGCCATCAACACCTTCAGGCCCGACTTTGTACTCACAGTCAACCATCTTGGAGTTGATCAGGAAGGCGTCCTGAACACCCTGCTCCATAAATTTCAATTGCCGCTGGCATCATGGTTTGTTGACAATCCCCTATTGATTCTGCCCCTGTATCAGGCGCAGGCCAACGAGAACACAACCATTTTCACATGGGACGCAGACCGCATGGACTCTCTGCGGAAAATGGGCTTCAACAAAATATTCCACTTACCGCTAGGCACAGACCAAACCAGATTCCTACCCTCCAAGGGCTGCACGGAAAGTAAATGGGCGCAGGATATTTCCTTTGTGGGCAACTCCATGGTCCACAAAACCGCCAGAAGAATGGAAGCAGCCAGAATTTCCGGACTGCTGGCTGAAAAGTATAAAGAAGTCGCCCATACGTTTGGTGAAGGTAACGAACATTCAGTCGTAACTTTTCTGGAAAGCAACTACCCTGAGCTTGTCCCCGAATACGAGGGATTGGTGATTCCACACCGTAAACTTGCCTTTGAAACTCTGGTTATCTGGCAGGCAACTCTCGAATACCGCCTTTCCTGCGTAAAACAGACTCTGGGTTTCAACCCACTGATCGTGGGTGATGACGGCTGGAAACAGCTACTGGCAAACGAATCCACATGGGAATACCACAGCGAGCTTTCCTACTACGATGACCTGCCTCGCTTTTATCCCTGCTCCAAAATCAACTTCAACTGTACCAGTCAGCAAATGAAAGGTGCCGTAAACCAGCGGGTCTTTGATGTTCCGGCCTGTAATGGATTTATCCTTACCGACCACCGCTATCAGATGGAAAAGTTGTTTGAACCGGGCAAGGAGATAGCCGTTTACAACTCGCTGGAAGAAATTCCGCAGCTCGTTGATAAATACCTGAATGATGAAGCTGCACGCAAAGAAATTGTTAAAGCCGCCCGCAAAAGAATACTGGCCGAGCACACCTATGACAGCCGAGTCAAAACGCTTATCAGCTGCATGCGCCAAGCATACTGCTAA
- a CDS encoding CHASE4 domain-containing protein, producing the protein MRIGLKGKSYLIVSLICLLVFVGSVLLVYKLNSRAISKVEKVLVEENLSRAEFAVNENSQALKSLCRDWAWWDDTFSFLKKFNEQYVISNLTPEVLVNLDLDLIMFFDNEGKYYFSHSAEGTDSVELCFTTEGCQGNEIIRKCGDKGLTGLVRIDHRLMQISVQKVLKSDLEGTPAGVMIMGRYFGDRHLEKLGNALQMDLFFRELKDVPGADVFFDPPVSGEDKLKGYMVLRDVFEKPLVLLGLGMDRDAYEVGSSMFKVFLFFMCTALLLLGVAVTFVLNRYFVSRVKRVQEQLRGEYFTGPEQRTVRLSGNDELSDLSESINDILVLLQEEKAKAETASKVKTEFLANMSHEIRTPMHSILGMVELLKETNVDEEQREFLNIAGTAGESLLEIINDVLEISKIEAGHLQIERHEFLLREMVERVVSVFALDAARKGLKLVCHIDENVPDKVVGDATRIRQVLNNLISNAVKFTSEGTIVVSIYWEAEKLIFAVKDEGIGIAADKINYIFESFTQADSSTSRKYGGTGLGLPISRKLVSMMGGEIFVCSSVGEGTTFRFYVNLGSV; encoded by the coding sequence ATGCGAATTGGATTGAAGGGTAAAAGCTATTTAATTGTCTCTTTGATTTGCCTGCTGGTTTTTGTGGGCAGTGTACTGCTGGTATATAAGCTTAACAGCCGCGCCATATCCAAGGTTGAGAAAGTGCTCGTAGAAGAAAATCTCAGCCGCGCCGAATTTGCAGTTAATGAAAATTCCCAGGCTTTGAAAAGTCTTTGCCGTGACTGGGCATGGTGGGATGATACATTCTCATTTTTAAAAAAATTCAATGAACAGTATGTGATTTCAAACTTGACCCCGGAGGTTCTGGTTAACCTTGATCTTGATTTAATCATGTTTTTTGACAATGAGGGCAAATATTATTTTTCACACTCCGCAGAAGGAACTGACTCTGTAGAACTCTGCTTTACTACCGAAGGATGTCAGGGAAATGAAATAATCCGTAAATGCGGTGATAAAGGTTTGACCGGTCTTGTCAGAATCGATCACAGACTGATGCAGATTAGCGTTCAAAAGGTTCTAAAGAGTGATTTAGAGGGGACTCCTGCGGGCGTTATGATCATGGGCCGTTATTTTGGAGATCGGCATCTGGAAAAGCTGGGCAATGCTTTGCAGATGGATCTATTTTTTAGAGAATTAAAAGATGTTCCTGGTGCGGATGTTTTTTTTGATCCACCGGTGAGTGGAGAGGATAAGCTTAAGGGTTATATGGTTCTGCGGGATGTTTTCGAGAAACCTCTGGTGCTTTTAGGTTTAGGTATGGACCGTGATGCCTACGAAGTAGGAAGCTCCATGTTTAAGGTTTTTCTATTTTTCATGTGCACCGCTCTTTTGCTGCTCGGGGTTGCTGTTACTTTTGTGCTCAATAGGTACTTTGTTTCCCGGGTGAAAAGGGTGCAGGAGCAATTGAGGGGTGAGTATTTTACCGGTCCTGAGCAAAGGACAGTTCGTTTGAGTGGGAATGATGAACTTAGTGATTTGTCAGAATCAATAAATGATATCTTGGTGTTGTTACAGGAAGAAAAAGCAAAGGCTGAAACTGCCAGTAAGGTGAAAACTGAATTTCTGGCCAACATGAGCCATGAGATTCGAACTCCTATGCATTCTATTTTAGGAATGGTGGAGTTGCTCAAAGAAACTAATGTCGATGAAGAGCAGCGGGAATTCTTAAATATCGCGGGGACAGCCGGGGAAAGTCTGCTTGAGATAATCAATGATGTCCTTGAAATTTCGAAAATTGAAGCCGGACATTTACAGATAGAAAGGCATGAGTTTTTACTTCGAGAGATGGTCGAAAGAGTTGTAAGCGTTTTTGCTTTGGATGCCGCTCGTAAAGGCTTGAAGTTGGTTTGTCATATTGATGAAAATGTACCGGATAAAGTTGTTGGAGATGCAACCAGAATCAGGCAGGTGTTGAATAATCTGATCAGCAATGCTGTAAAATTCACCAGCGAAGGAACAATAGTTGTCTCTATTTATTGGGAGGCCGAGAAGCTTATTTTTGCGGTGAAGGATGAAGGTATCGGGATTGCGGCAGATAAGATCAACTATATATTCGAAAGTTTTACTCAGGCGGATTCCTCAACTTCCCGCAAGTACGGAGGAACGGGTCTTGGTTTGCCCATTTCTCGCAAGTTGGTATCCATGATGGGCGGTGAAATTTTTGTGTGCAGTAGTGTTGGAGAGGGAACTACTTTTCGTTTTTATGTAAATCTGGGCAGTGTTTAA
- a CDS encoding FmdB family zinc ribbon protein, translated as MPIYEYKCNVCGHEFEELVFASSSETPECPECKSPDTEKLLSSFSSGASFADPVPAAPPSGGCGGSGFS; from the coding sequence ATGCCTATCTATGAATATAAATGCAATGTTTGCGGGCATGAATTTGAGGAATTGGTGTTTGCTTCCAGTTCCGAAACACCTGAGTGCCCTGAATGCAAAAGTCCGGACACAGAAAAGCTCTTATCTTCGTTCAGCTCCGGCGCTTCATTTGCCGATCCTGTTCCGGCAGCTCCTCCATCCGGAGGTTGTGGCGGTTCCGGATTTTCATGA
- a CDS encoding motility protein A encodes MDIATLIGIVGGFGLIAATIVMGGNAAGFIDPPSIVVVFGGTFASCFIMFPMGVVLKAFKIALKGFFAKSEDPKIMIDQIVALAETARKESLVALEKVAIDDEYLKKGVILVADGTDGDLVRSIMEFEIDAMKKRHFQGQAVMKGMGAMAPAFGMIGTLIGLVQMLSNLSDPDAIGPAMAVALLTTLYGSILANVIFLPLAKKLEERSIEEASYMEIMVEGVVAIQKGEHPSIVKEKLQAFLSPGLRDATA; translated from the coding sequence ATGGATATTGCAACTTTAATAGGAATTGTAGGCGGTTTCGGTCTGATCGCGGCAACCATTGTCATGGGTGGTAATGCGGCCGGTTTTATTGATCCTCCATCAATCGTTGTTGTTTTCGGGGGGACATTTGCCTCCTGCTTCATTATGTTTCCCATGGGGGTTGTACTTAAAGCATTCAAAATCGCTTTAAAAGGTTTCTTTGCCAAGTCCGAAGACCCCAAAATCATGATCGACCAGATCGTAGCTCTCGCTGAAACTGCTCGTAAAGAAAGCCTTGTAGCACTTGAAAAAGTTGCCATTGACGATGAGTACCTTAAGAAAGGGGTCATTCTTGTAGCCGACGGAACAGACGGGGATCTAGTCCGCTCAATTATGGAATTTGAAATTGACGCCATGAAAAAACGTCATTTCCAAGGTCAGGCAGTCATGAAAGGAATGGGAGCCATGGCTCCGGCTTTCGGAATGATCGGTACGCTGATCGGTCTGGTACAGATGCTTTCAAACCTCAGTGACCCTGACGCCATCGGCCCTGCAATGGCGGTTGCTTTGCTGACAACCCTTTACGGCTCTATTCTGGCCAACGTAATTTTTCTGCCTTTGGCTAAGAAGCTTGAAGAACGTTCTATTGAGGAAGCCTCATATATGGAAATTATGGTTGAAGGCGTTGTTGCTATTCAAAAAGGTGAACACCCCTCAATTGTTAAAGAAAAGCTGCAGGCATTCCTTTCCCCCGGTCTGCGTGATGCTACCGCATAA
- a CDS encoding FapA family protein, with amino-acid sequence MPCLKHYFDPDFDYTDLKPVEKNDGSVDYYNMGYVQSVIIGQVLAQWEEPDEDGKCPLGQRHYPEKEFPRGPNTKINPENTNQLIATRNGYVFYNEEGLITVKELLNVRGDVNLSTGNIFFVGDMVVHGSIKSGLDVKANNINVKGVIEQANVHAAGFLKCDGGIKGNTKGLIESKETLRTTFCENATLVSSGNIIIDKNCMHTTVYCEGKFAVKGRFAGGRCYSDQIVFIGEQLGGGLSAASQIIVGYNPLLLLQIDKISTQISVLENDVKDLQKIMSNGSSTTAEFTGKIEKCEMKIRFLKNKKKQLWGKIQQAEKLESCRIMVQGIVKSGVEISIGPAYMQVNEPLENVFFYYENNEIKVGSPALKK; translated from the coding sequence ATGCCCTGTCTCAAGCACTATTTTGATCCAGACTTCGATTACACAGACCTTAAACCGGTAGAGAAGAACGATGGCAGCGTAGATTATTACAATATGGGCTATGTGCAGAGCGTCATCATCGGTCAGGTCCTTGCGCAATGGGAAGAACCGGATGAAGACGGGAAATGTCCTTTGGGACAGCGCCATTACCCTGAGAAAGAATTCCCGCGCGGTCCTAACACTAAAATCAATCCCGAAAACACAAATCAACTGATTGCCACTCGTAACGGCTATGTCTTTTACAATGAAGAAGGCTTGATTACTGTAAAAGAATTGCTCAATGTACGTGGAGACGTAAACCTTTCCACCGGAAACATCTTTTTTGTCGGCGACATGGTTGTTCACGGCTCAATCAAATCCGGCTTGGATGTAAAAGCCAACAACATCAATGTCAAAGGGGTGATTGAACAGGCCAATGTGCATGCTGCAGGATTCCTCAAATGCGATGGAGGAATAAAAGGCAACACCAAAGGACTGATTGAATCCAAAGAAACACTACGAACAACCTTTTGCGAGAATGCAACACTTGTCAGCAGCGGCAACATTATCATTGATAAGAACTGCATGCATACGACAGTATATTGCGAAGGTAAGTTCGCGGTAAAAGGTCGTTTTGCCGGCGGAAGGTGTTATAGTGACCAAATAGTATTTATTGGGGAACAATTGGGTGGCGGTCTAAGTGCTGCTTCGCAGATTATTGTAGGCTACAATCCACTGCTGCTTCTCCAGATAGACAAAATTTCTACTCAAATTTCTGTATTGGAAAATGACGTAAAAGATCTGCAGAAAATTATGAGTAACGGCTCCTCAACCACTGCTGAATTCACGGGAAAAATCGAAAAATGCGAAATGAAGATTCGCTTTTTGAAGAACAAGAAGAAGCAGCTTTGGGGTAAAATCCAGCAGGCAGAAAAGCTGGAAAGTTGTAGAATTATGGTTCAGGGCATTGTAAAATCGGGAGTGGAGATCAGTATCGGTCCCGCATATATGCAGGTGAATGAACCTCTGGAAAATGTTTTTTTCTACTATGAAAACAACGAAATAAAAGTGGGCTCTCCCGCATTAAAGAAATAG